The following are encoded together in the uncultured Sphaerochaeta sp. genome:
- a CDS encoding poly(A) polymerase, whose protein sequence is MLIRYKQDEHGKTLPVANIYTQTEHKIPNHLIDRDALWAIRKLQNSGAEAYLVGGAVRDLLLGNIPKDFDLATSASPRQIQRLFWNARIIGKRFKLVHLVFKDKVLEVSTFRSGEEAMEGNNNVFGSIDQDAKRRDFSVNSLYYDPTNGQLLDFNNAMEDFKKKRISSVIPLDETFNEDPVRMIRAIKYASTTGFALRWSVRVAIRKHSGELSRVSTSRLTEEVNKILASGHSVKIFNELNKYKLLVFMLPAFSIYCNFPQVQKSLEELDEKVMLAKRGKGDEVELADMIKALVDPLVIFADDHMSPDERFKETFRQIKVLISPMTPSNYDIELASERLLTERGFKTPRNCVRMRRPANRVPQRRKPNPKRKGRTEGTVEVQPGSRRRNNRRGPKKGNPAQKGGGTSGEQPRNSAEAHDL, encoded by the coding sequence ATGCTGATACGATACAAACAAGACGAACATGGAAAAACGTTGCCTGTTGCAAATATTTACACCCAGACCGAACACAAGATTCCCAATCATTTAATCGATCGTGATGCCCTTTGGGCAATCCGAAAGCTGCAAAACTCCGGTGCTGAAGCGTATTTGGTAGGAGGAGCAGTCAGAGACCTGTTGCTGGGAAATATTCCCAAGGATTTTGACCTCGCCACCAGTGCCTCTCCACGCCAGATCCAGCGTTTGTTCTGGAATGCAAGGATCATAGGTAAGCGTTTCAAATTGGTGCATCTGGTATTCAAGGACAAGGTATTGGAAGTTTCTACCTTCAGGAGCGGCGAGGAAGCAATGGAGGGAAACAATAATGTGTTTGGTTCCATAGACCAGGATGCCAAACGCCGCGATTTCTCAGTCAATAGCCTTTACTATGATCCAACCAATGGACAATTGCTTGATTTCAACAATGCCATGGAAGATTTCAAGAAAAAGCGTATCAGCTCTGTCATTCCCTTGGATGAGACATTCAATGAAGATCCTGTTCGTATGATCAGGGCCATCAAGTATGCATCCACCACTGGGTTTGCCCTTCGTTGGAGTGTCCGCGTAGCCATCCGCAAACACTCGGGAGAGTTGTCAAGGGTATCCACAAGCCGCTTGACTGAAGAGGTGAACAAGATTCTTGCCAGCGGGCATAGTGTCAAGATTTTCAATGAGTTGAATAAATACAAGCTACTTGTCTTCATGCTTCCTGCTTTCTCCATCTATTGCAATTTTCCCCAGGTACAGAAAAGTCTGGAGGAACTTGATGAGAAGGTTATGCTTGCCAAGCGTGGCAAGGGCGATGAAGTTGAACTTGCTGATATGATCAAGGCTCTTGTAGACCCTTTGGTGATCTTTGCTGATGACCATATGAGCCCTGATGAACGATTCAAGGAAACGTTCCGCCAGATCAAGGTTTTAATCAGTCCGATGACCCCTTCCAACTATGATATAGAGTTGGCCAGTGAACGGCTGTTGACTGAGCGTGGATTCAAGACTCCGAGAAACTGCGTGAGGATGCGCAGGCCGGCAAATAGAGTTCCTCAACGCAGGAAGCCCAATCCAAAGAGAAAGGGGAGAACAGAAGGGACTGTGGAAGTGCAGCCTGGTTCACGAAGAAGGAATAACCGAAGGGGTCCCAAAAAAGGGAATCCCGCCCAAAAGGGTGGAGGGACTTCTGGTGAACAACCGAGAAACAGTGCAGAGGCACACGATCTCTAA
- the hisS gene encoding histidine--tRNA ligase, whose amino-acid sequence MSKEPKARSIIEPRVLKGFRDFLPSMEIPKKAITNNLEKHFRSYGFVPIDTPVLEYTEVLLGKGGGETDKQIFHFKDNGERDVALRFDLTVPFARFLAQHQSELSLPFKRFHIDKVWRGENPQKGRYREFTQCDFDIVGVDNAEADFEILSMMDSSFSVMGVENYQFCIAHRGLFNTFLSHHGLLELSVEILRMVDKLRKIGKEEVLRLLQELIGDLQKANAILQYISKENESEPFLTTLDRLTILSGGENPHSERMRTIYSYLCEAGIEKHFTFDPSITRGLDYYTGIVYETFLTELPHFGSVCSGGRYNDLASLYTKEELPGVGSSIGLDRLLAALEELGSPLVASASSADVAIFNTDVRNFSTYDRIARAMRKEGLRVAIYLLNKKQGAQYKWAETNAIPFAILLSDEDVQYSTLTLKNLRNREMHNNLSIEAAIAIIRKELL is encoded by the coding sequence ATGAGCAAGGAACCGAAGGCAAGAAGCATTATAGAACCTAGGGTTCTCAAGGGTTTCAGAGACTTTTTGCCCTCCATGGAAATCCCAAAGAAAGCAATTACCAACAACCTCGAGAAACACTTTAGGTCCTATGGATTTGTTCCCATTGACACTCCGGTACTTGAATATACAGAAGTCCTTCTAGGCAAGGGTGGAGGCGAGACAGACAAGCAAATCTTTCATTTCAAGGACAACGGGGAAAGAGATGTTGCCCTTCGATTCGATTTGACTGTTCCCTTCGCTCGCTTTCTCGCGCAACACCAGAGTGAACTATCCCTCCCCTTCAAACGTTTCCATATTGATAAGGTATGGCGGGGAGAAAATCCCCAGAAAGGTCGCTACCGTGAATTCACGCAGTGTGACTTTGATATCGTGGGTGTAGATAACGCGGAGGCTGATTTTGAAATCCTTTCCATGATGGATAGTTCGTTCTCAGTCATGGGTGTTGAGAATTACCAGTTCTGTATTGCACACCGGGGTTTGTTCAACACCTTCCTTTCTCATCATGGATTACTTGAACTGAGCGTCGAGATTCTCAGGATGGTAGATAAACTCAGGAAGATAGGAAAAGAAGAAGTGCTGAGACTCTTGCAAGAACTCATAGGAGACCTGCAGAAGGCCAATGCGATACTACAGTACATCAGCAAAGAGAACGAGAGTGAACCCTTTCTCACCACCTTGGATAGGCTTACCATTCTCTCTGGTGGAGAGAACCCGCACAGTGAGCGAATGAGAACTATCTATTCCTACCTCTGTGAGGCTGGGATTGAGAAACACTTCACCTTCGACCCTTCAATAACCCGGGGACTGGACTACTACACAGGCATTGTCTACGAAACCTTCCTTACCGAACTCCCCCATTTCGGTTCTGTTTGCAGTGGTGGTCGGTACAATGATCTTGCAAGTCTGTATACCAAGGAGGAACTTCCTGGAGTGGGAAGTTCCATTGGCCTGGATCGTCTACTTGCAGCACTCGAGGAGCTAGGTAGCCCTCTCGTAGCCTCAGCAAGTTCCGCTGATGTGGCAATCTTTAATACCGATGTAAGAAATTTTTCCACCTATGACCGTATTGCACGAGCAATGCGCAAGGAAGGACTGAGGGTGGCCATCTATCTGCTCAACAAGAAACAAGGAGCCCAATACAAATGGGCTGAAACAAACGCAATACCGTTCGCTATCCTGCTTTCAGATGAGGATGTACAATACTCAACCCTCACCTTGAAAAACTTACGGAATAGAGAGATGCACAACAATCTCTCAATTGAGGCGGCTATTGCAATTATTAGAAAGGAATTACTTTGA
- a CDS encoding ATP-dependent RNA helicase yields MKHLPVYMHRQEILDGLEENQVIIVESPTGSGKTTQIPLILHEAGYADALQVGITQPRRIATLSVSEFIKKQVARDDEFVGYKMRFEDTTSPGTRIKVMTDGILLMELKADPLLRSYSVILVDEAHERSLNIDFILGLLKHVMKERPEFKVIISSATINTKVFSDFFDKAPIISIDARVYPVKVIYKPLQRESLEYQVEAITQIVTTEAKKQSGDILVFMSGEFDITNCVNALYMADTDKRLEIYPLYGRLSKEEQESVFNDTSHGKTKVVVATNIAETSVTIDGITTVIDCGIAKINFYNQKDFTSSLVPLPTSRSSCEQRKGRAGRTSPGVCYRLYGEDDYKSRLTYGTEEILRTDLSEVVLRMSDLGISDYEHFPFITRPKHSAITSAEETLRFIGAIDEKRQLTTVGSLMCRFPLLPRHSRVIVEAMMNHPDVLEEVLIAVSFLSTKTPFLFPAGEEDLSRAAHRRFNNTEYGDFASYLNIYHQYTTNTGKDAKQRFCKKNYLDFQGMQEIVHVNEQLGEICGDVGFPLASGGSVREYLCCIASGLMQYVCIKARGNMYKSLTADQVFIHPGSAYFKSLPQFIIAGEIIQTSRLYARSVSPLDKAWLDDISPELYPKLTALVQKERPSGKLQKQEMREKAIKEREEKGKATITVYKRTYPTLVLGGKKKKEKLVALIPLEDLNYLNQMNEKAPKRPKNFPVAILYRGFYIHYGDKFFSALELQGKVNPSKGILDNPPSGIYTIEDAGTLIDNLHWLLALTKSKKQRKHLYFVALEESGNGNYRFTADDDCFDALDTSLYTLLTLADSLEAAQMKKQAKEVTKIYGHLLKLVE; encoded by the coding sequence ATGAAACATTTGCCGGTCTATATGCACCGGCAGGAAATTCTTGATGGCCTTGAGGAAAATCAGGTCATCATCGTCGAAAGCCCAACGGGAAGTGGAAAAACCACTCAGATCCCCCTCATTCTTCATGAAGCTGGCTATGCAGATGCCTTGCAGGTCGGCATTACCCAACCAAGGCGAATCGCCACACTCAGTGTCAGTGAGTTTATCAAGAAACAGGTAGCCCGTGATGATGAATTTGTGGGCTACAAGATGCGCTTCGAGGACACTACCAGCCCAGGAACCCGTATCAAGGTCATGACCGACGGTATCCTTCTGATGGAACTCAAAGCCGACCCACTGCTTCGTTCCTATTCTGTCATTCTTGTTGATGAAGCACATGAGCGTTCGCTCAATATCGATTTCATTCTGGGGCTTCTTAAGCATGTCATGAAGGAGCGCCCGGAGTTCAAGGTCATCATTTCAAGCGCAACCATCAATACCAAGGTGTTCAGTGACTTTTTTGACAAAGCTCCCATCATCAGCATTGATGCACGAGTCTATCCTGTAAAGGTTATTTATAAGCCGCTGCAACGAGAATCACTTGAGTATCAGGTGGAAGCAATTACCCAGATTGTCACCACAGAAGCCAAGAAACAGAGTGGTGATATCCTGGTCTTCATGAGCGGTGAATTTGACATCACCAACTGTGTGAATGCACTGTATATGGCTGATACTGACAAGCGACTGGAAATCTATCCGTTGTACGGTAGGCTCAGCAAGGAAGAGCAGGAATCGGTCTTCAACGATACCTCCCACGGAAAAACCAAGGTGGTTGTTGCCACGAATATTGCCGAGACATCAGTTACCATTGATGGTATTACCACCGTAATTGACTGCGGGATTGCAAAAATTAACTTCTACAACCAGAAGGACTTCACCTCTTCCCTCGTTCCTCTTCCCACAAGCCGTTCAAGTTGTGAACAGAGAAAGGGGCGCGCTGGACGTACCAGTCCCGGTGTGTGTTATCGTCTCTACGGTGAAGATGACTACAAGAGTAGGCTGACCTATGGCACCGAAGAGATACTCAGGACTGACTTGAGTGAAGTCGTCCTACGCATGAGTGACTTGGGAATTTCCGACTATGAGCATTTTCCTTTCATCACCAGACCGAAGCATAGTGCCATCACCAGTGCAGAGGAGACACTCAGGTTCATCGGGGCAATCGATGAGAAGCGTCAACTGACCACTGTCGGCAGTCTGATGTGCAGATTCCCCCTGCTCCCCCGACACTCCCGCGTCATAGTGGAAGCGATGATGAATCATCCAGACGTCCTGGAGGAGGTCTTGATTGCAGTGAGTTTCCTCTCTACCAAGACACCATTCCTGTTCCCCGCGGGTGAAGAGGATCTGAGTCGAGCCGCACACCGCAGGTTCAACAACACCGAGTATGGGGATTTTGCTTCCTACCTGAATATCTACCATCAGTATACGACCAACACCGGCAAGGATGCCAAGCAACGCTTCTGCAAGAAGAATTATCTCGATTTCCAAGGAATGCAGGAGATAGTCCATGTAAATGAGCAACTCGGTGAAATCTGCGGAGACGTAGGATTCCCCCTTGCCAGTGGAGGAAGTGTCAGGGAGTATCTTTGTTGCATCGCCAGTGGATTGATGCAGTATGTGTGTATCAAGGCGCGGGGAAACATGTATAAGAGTCTTACCGCAGACCAGGTATTCATACACCCGGGAAGTGCCTACTTCAAGAGTCTTCCCCAGTTCATCATAGCCGGTGAGATTATTCAGACCAGCAGGCTGTATGCCCGCAGTGTCAGCCCCTTGGACAAGGCATGGTTGGACGACATCTCCCCTGAACTCTACCCCAAGCTTACCGCTTTGGTGCAGAAGGAACGCCCTTCAGGCAAATTGCAGAAGCAGGAAATGCGAGAAAAAGCTATCAAGGAAAGAGAGGAGAAGGGAAAAGCCACCATCACAGTGTACAAGAGAACCTATCCTACGCTGGTACTTGGTGGAAAGAAGAAGAAAGAGAAGCTTGTTGCCCTTATCCCGCTTGAGGATTTGAACTACCTCAATCAGATGAACGAGAAGGCCCCCAAGAGACCGAAGAACTTCCCGGTAGCCATTCTCTACAGGGGATTCTATATACATTATGGAGATAAGTTCTTCTCTGCACTTGAATTGCAAGGGAAAGTAAATCCTAGTAAGGGTATTCTAGACAATCCTCCATCAGGAATTTACACCATAGAGGATGCGGGCACCCTCATCGACAACCTGCATTGGTTGCTCGCGTTGACCAAGAGCAAAAAACAACGAAAACACTTGTACTTTGTGGCATTGGAAGAGAGTGGAAACGGCAACTATCGTTTCACTGCCGATGATGATTGCTTTGATGCCTTGGACACCTCGCTGTACACCCTTCTCACTCTCGCTGACTCCTTGGAGGCGGCACAGATGAAGAAGCAGGCAAAAGAGGTGACCAAGATCTATGGCCATCTGTTGAAATTGGTGGAGTAG
- a CDS encoding 3-dehydroquinate synthase family protein yields MKSMVSTQLDNGKQTEVLLADDLKDLSAHLGEYGRLVLWVFDTNTAKLFKQLPPSHVVLESGESAKNFSSLERILSAALDEGLARDGRIIGFGGGVVCDMSAFAASVYMRGCRLTLVPTTLLAMVDASVGGKTAIDFKGMKNMVGSFYPASEVLISIDTLRTLNDKEFLNGLAEVVKHALLSQDEELYKFLLVHKNEILSRDPKTLAALVELSLKVKQWYIEQDPTETMGIRQSLNLGHTFGHALESSSHYLMWGHGACVAWGTCRALEAGVALGVTDKAYASGATKLFKSFGYDIEYRIGRGDWIEYRDHLLKDKKKADGKVQFVLLEKQGSTVLSPLDLQLIQHLVIAKPIF; encoded by the coding sequence ATGAAAAGCATGGTGAGTACGCAGTTAGATAATGGTAAGCAGACAGAAGTATTGCTTGCTGATGACTTGAAGGACCTTTCAGCCCATCTTGGAGAGTATGGACGCTTGGTGTTATGGGTATTTGATACGAATACGGCAAAACTGTTCAAGCAGCTTCCGCCGAGCCATGTTGTCCTGGAAAGTGGAGAAAGTGCAAAAAATTTCTCTTCCTTGGAACGTATTCTCAGTGCAGCTCTCGATGAAGGACTTGCACGCGACGGCCGAATCATCGGGTTCGGAGGGGGCGTGGTTTGTGACATGTCCGCCTTTGCTGCATCGGTGTATATGCGTGGTTGCCGTCTTACCTTGGTCCCCACTACCTTGCTTGCCATGGTGGATGCTTCGGTTGGAGGAAAGACCGCCATCGACTTCAAGGGAATGAAGAACATGGTCGGTTCGTTTTATCCCGCCAGCGAAGTGCTCATCTCCATCGATACCCTGAGAACCCTCAATGACAAGGAGTTTCTCAATGGACTGGCCGAGGTGGTCAAGCATGCTTTACTCAGCCAGGATGAGGAACTCTACAAATTTCTGCTGGTTCACAAGAACGAGATTCTCAGTAGGGATCCAAAAACATTGGCTGCCTTGGTGGAACTCTCTCTCAAGGTAAAGCAGTGGTACATAGAACAGGATCCAACAGAGACCATGGGTATCCGGCAGAGCCTGAACCTGGGCCATACGTTTGGGCATGCCCTGGAGTCCTCCTCCCACTATCTGATGTGGGGCCATGGTGCCTGTGTTGCGTGGGGAACCTGTCGAGCACTGGAGGCTGGCGTTGCCCTTGGTGTTACCGACAAGGCCTATGCAAGTGGAGCGACGAAACTCTTCAAGAGTTTTGGGTATGACATTGAGTACCGAATTGGCCGTGGTGACTGGATTGAATACCGTGACCACCTGCTCAAGGATAAGAAGAAAGCGGACGGGAAGGTACAATTTGTCCTGTTGGAAAAACAGGGTTCAACCGTCCTCAGTCCGCTTGATCTACAGCTCATCCAGCATTTGGTTATAGCAAAGCCAATTTTCTAG
- a CDS encoding cysteine desulfurase family protein, with the protein MQEIRYFDSAATTIMSRTALDVYQQVASTYIGNPSSLHAEGIKAKEKLEQAREDLSGILSVPKETLTFTGGASEANAIVFNSLVWRLQKPHVIISNIEHSSIKEYVRLMKQLGWKVTTLNAPGGFIKAEDLRGALTKQTRLVSLMLVNNVVGTIQDIQALVAEVRAYEKEQGGRKIHFHTDATQALGKIPFSLEELGVDSAAFSAHKFHGPKGVGFLYNTDPAIESLSRGGGQENGLRPGTENLPGIVSMVEAAKEAMEQFSNHEQQVKQINALLRQRLSSLQAISPVDSCSPYILNIATNSLPSEVFTRMLYDKGFCVSSGSACSNNAKQKGEGVLDSMQVPPSFAKSSIRISFSADSTTKEAEALAEAITSLIQEHA; encoded by the coding sequence ATGCAAGAAATACGCTATTTTGACAGTGCTGCCACCACCATCATGAGCAGAACCGCTCTTGATGTGTACCAACAGGTAGCAAGTACATACATCGGCAACCCAAGCAGTCTTCATGCTGAGGGCATCAAGGCAAAGGAGAAGCTCGAACAAGCCAGGGAGGATCTATCGGGGATTCTTTCTGTCCCCAAGGAGACCCTCACCTTCACTGGCGGGGCTAGCGAGGCAAATGCCATTGTCTTCAACAGCTTGGTTTGGAGACTCCAGAAACCACATGTAATCATCAGCAACATTGAACACTCTTCCATCAAGGAGTATGTTCGGCTGATGAAACAGTTGGGGTGGAAGGTCACAACCCTTAATGCACCGGGTGGATTCATCAAGGCAGAAGATCTCCGTGGTGCCTTGACTAAGCAGACACGCTTGGTCTCCCTGATGCTCGTGAATAATGTCGTGGGTACCATCCAGGACATCCAGGCTCTGGTTGCTGAAGTTCGTGCCTATGAGAAGGAACAGGGAGGAAGGAAAATCCACTTCCACACCGATGCAACCCAAGCGCTCGGGAAGATTCCTTTTTCCCTTGAAGAGCTAGGAGTTGATAGCGCAGCCTTCAGCGCACACAAATTCCATGGACCGAAGGGAGTTGGGTTTCTCTATAACACTGATCCAGCGATCGAGAGCCTCTCACGGGGAGGCGGACAGGAAAATGGGCTGAGACCGGGAACAGAGAACCTACCGGGGATTGTCAGTATGGTTGAAGCAGCGAAAGAAGCCATGGAGCAGTTTTCCAATCACGAACAACAGGTCAAGCAGATTAACGCCCTGCTTAGGCAACGTCTCTCATCCTTGCAGGCCATCAGCCCTGTGGATTCCTGTTCACCCTATATCCTCAACATTGCTACGAACAGTCTACCAAGTGAAGTATTCACACGGATGCTGTATGACAAGGGATTTTGTGTCTCATCCGGTTCCGCCTGCAGCAATAATGCCAAACAGAAGGGAGAGGGCGTCCTTGACTCCATGCAGGTTCCTCCTTCATTTGCCAAAAGCAGCATTCGGATCTCATTCAGTGCTGATTCCACTACCAAAGAAGCTGAAGCCTTGGCCGAAGCCATCACATCACTCATCCAGGAGCATGCATGA
- the thiI gene encoding tRNA uracil 4-sulfurtransferase ThiI encodes MKDSTLYLIRLGEISLKGLNRDSFEKRLKQNIKQKLKGYKTQVNRQKGRIFFEISNECPKKTVELALGTTFGVVGYSRCLRCEKDISVIRETAKKLIADEPFNIGRGTFKSIAKRADKSFPMTSYEIDCSLGEIVHEMYPKMTVDVKHPDLTIHCEIRDLAYLYTSPKPGPGGLPVSTAGKGMLLLSGGIDSPVAAYRMAQRGLKMDCIYFHAYPYTSDQALEKVKTLASLIAPYLQGTRLYVVPFTEPQLWIKQHSREDETTLMFRAAMMHVANAISEREEGTCIVTGEALSQVASQTLESMAFTDSMSEQLVLRPLVGMDKQEIMNLAMKIGTYETSILPYEDCCVIFSPKHPLVHPDKLVEQEHYRSMGIEPLLEEAIKNTEIVDFGADGIMR; translated from the coding sequence ATGAAAGATTCCACTCTCTATTTGATACGATTGGGAGAAATCTCCCTGAAAGGTCTGAACCGCGATTCCTTTGAAAAGCGCCTGAAACAGAACATCAAGCAAAAACTGAAAGGATATAAAACACAGGTTAATCGCCAAAAAGGCCGGATTTTCTTTGAAATCAGCAACGAGTGTCCTAAAAAAACTGTTGAATTGGCACTGGGAACCACCTTTGGGGTGGTAGGCTACTCCCGTTGTCTACGCTGTGAGAAAGATATCTCTGTTATCAGGGAGACTGCCAAAAAGCTGATTGCTGACGAACCATTTAACATAGGCAGGGGGACTTTCAAGTCAATCGCCAAACGCGCTGACAAGAGTTTTCCCATGACCAGTTATGAGATTGACTGCTCTCTTGGTGAGATAGTCCATGAAATGTACCCCAAGATGACCGTTGATGTGAAGCATCCTGATCTGACCATCCATTGTGAAATCAGGGACCTGGCCTATCTCTATACTTCCCCAAAACCGGGACCGGGGGGATTGCCCGTCTCTACAGCAGGAAAGGGAATGTTGCTCTTGAGTGGAGGTATCGACAGTCCAGTTGCTGCCTACCGAATGGCACAACGGGGATTGAAGATGGATTGTATTTACTTCCACGCCTACCCTTACACCAGTGACCAAGCCCTGGAAAAAGTTAAAACATTGGCGAGTCTTATCGCCCCATATCTCCAAGGAACCAGGCTGTATGTAGTCCCATTCACTGAGCCACAGCTTTGGATCAAGCAACACAGCAGGGAAGATGAGACCACCTTGATGTTCCGTGCAGCAATGATGCACGTTGCCAATGCCATTAGTGAAAGAGAAGAAGGGACCTGTATCGTCACCGGTGAAGCACTCAGCCAAGTGGCAAGCCAAACCCTGGAGTCGATGGCCTTTACTGACAGCATGAGTGAACAGTTGGTTCTCCGCCCGCTAGTCGGTATGGACAAACAGGAAATCATGAATCTTGCCATGAAGATTGGTACCTATGAGACTTCAATCCTTCCCTATGAAGATTGTTGTGTCATCTTCAGCCCTAAACACCCATTGGTACATCCAGACAAATTGGTTGAGCAGGAGCATTATCGTTCCATGGGTATTGAACCACTGCTGGAAGAAGCGATTAAAAACACTGAAATTGTCGATTTTGGTGCAGATGGTATTATGAGATAA